The following coding sequences are from one uncultured Desulfobacter sp. window:
- a CDS encoding DMT family transporter — MKNAYFKYITALLLFGLNGIVASHISLSSYEIVFTRTMIGSLFLILVFVFSKQKLQLGRSKSHSLFLFISGVAMGTSWMFLYEAYYQIGVSIATLAYYCGPVIVMLISPLVFMEKMTSAKLLGFFVVIIGMLCVNGYALSNGSVSWGLVCGLSSAIMYAFMVIFNKKAVSIKGLENPMCQLIVSFLTVAVFLGLKQGFSISNIHENLVPILILGILNTGIGCYFYFSSIGNLSGQSVAICGYLEPLSALFFSTVLLGEKLKLVQIVGAVLILGGAAFGELFRKNTEMD, encoded by the coding sequence ATGAAAAACGCATATTTCAAGTATATAACGGCACTGCTTTTGTTCGGATTAAACGGAATTGTTGCAAGCCATATTTCATTAAGCAGTTATGAGATAGTATTTACGAGAACAATGATCGGTAGTCTGTTTTTGATCCTGGTATTTGTTTTTTCCAAACAGAAGCTGCAATTAGGGCGAAGTAAATCACACTCTCTTTTTTTGTTTATCTCAGGTGTGGCAATGGGGACAAGCTGGATGTTTTTGTATGAGGCATATTACCAAATCGGAGTAAGTATTGCGACACTCGCTTATTATTGCGGCCCTGTAATCGTTATGCTCATTTCTCCGCTTGTTTTCATGGAAAAAATGACAAGCGCAAAACTACTTGGATTTTTTGTGGTGATAATCGGGATGCTTTGTGTAAATGGATATGCTTTATCAAATGGCAGTGTTTCTTGGGGATTGGTTTGTGGGTTATCATCGGCAATCATGTATGCCTTTATGGTGATCTTTAATAAAAAGGCTGTGAGTATAAAAGGTCTTGAAAATCCAATGTGCCAACTTATCGTAAGCTTTTTGACAGTTGCCGTTTTTCTTGGTTTGAAACAGGGATTTTCAATCAGCAATATTCACGAAAATCTGGTGCCTATACTAATATTAGGTATTTTAAACACAGGCATCGGCTGCTATTTCTATTTTTCTTCCATCGGTAATTTGTCCGGCCAGAGTGTTGCAATTTGCGGATATCTTGAGCCGCTTTCAGCATTGTTCTTTTCAACTGTACTTCTTGGAGAAAAATTAAAGCTCGTACAAATAGTTGGAGCCGTTTTAATTTTAGGCGGTGCAGCTTTCGGAGAATTATTTCGTAAAAACACAGAGATGGATTAG
- a CDS encoding LysR family transcriptional regulator encodes MAFIKTVECGSFTKAAVALNYTQSGISRMIKDLEMDWGVCLLERNRSGVSLTSDGLNLLPQLKRICNEHELLRMQVEDLHGMQAGLIRIGTFSSVATHWLPNMIKLFRKDFPKIHFELLLGDYTEIENWILEGRVDFGFLRLPAKVNIETVFLENDRLLVILPQDHPFSDCEKFPINELMNSPFMLLEKGANSDMMEIFERHHISPQVQFTTWDDYAIMSMVENGLGISILPELILQRIPYQVVSKELEVPAFRKIGIAMRDQKTTSLAVKRFLEYLPERRRKEAFHTTNKL; translated from the coding sequence ATGGCATTTATTAAAACAGTAGAATGCGGAAGTTTTACAAAAGCCGCCGTTGCACTGAACTATACCCAGTCCGGTATCAGCCGTATGATTAAAGATTTAGAGATGGACTGGGGGGTTTGCCTTCTTGAAAGAAATCGTTCCGGTGTGAGTTTAACCTCGGATGGATTAAATCTCTTACCTCAATTAAAGCGAATCTGTAATGAGCATGAGCTTTTAAGGATGCAGGTTGAAGACCTACACGGTATGCAGGCGGGTTTGATTCGAATCGGAACATTTTCCAGCGTAGCAACGCACTGGTTGCCGAATATGATTAAACTGTTTCGAAAAGACTTTCCAAAGATTCATTTTGAACTTCTACTTGGTGATTATACAGAAATTGAGAACTGGATTTTGGAAGGACGAGTTGACTTCGGATTTCTGAGGCTACCGGCAAAAGTGAATATAGAAACCGTCTTTTTAGAAAACGACCGTTTATTGGTAATCCTTCCACAAGATCATCCATTTTCTGACTGTGAAAAATTTCCAATTAATGAGTTAATGAACAGCCCTTTTATGTTGCTGGAAAAAGGGGCAAATTCAGATATGATGGAAATTTTTGAGAGACACCACATTTCACCCCAAGTTCAGTTCACTACATGGGACGACTATGCCATTATGTCCATGGTGGAAAACGGTTTAGGCATAAGCATTTTACCTGAATTAATATTACAACGTATTCCGTATCAAGTTGTCTCGAAAGAACTTGAAGTGCCCGCTTTTAGAAAAATTGGTATTGCTATGAGAGATCAAAAAACAACGTCTCTTGCTGTTAAACGATTTTTAGAGTACCTGCCTGAGCGGAGAAGAAAAGAGGCGTTCCATACGACAAATAAATTATAA
- a CDS encoding TraX family protein, which translates to MIKLIAFITMVIDHSAIFFFPEHEFIMRSLGVLSFPLFAYFITQGLKYTKDLQLYIISLVICAGVTQPLFNILFPDLHRLNDLYTLLFGLIILVLYERYGYQAFYLTLLLVLTNVVSIYIFIVFAIYFLHHRPVYLLGAMTAFYLLVYYLSGAAYVLFGPAAVFLMYSRATIPLPRMIQKYFYYVAYPGHFLIIILINSIRCPATT; encoded by the coding sequence ATGATTAAACTGATTGCATTCATCACAATGGTGATTGACCATTCGGCTATCTTCTTTTTCCCGGAACATGAATTTATCATGCGATCCCTGGGCGTGCTGTCTTTCCCTCTGTTTGCTTATTTCATTACCCAGGGCCTGAAATATACCAAGGATCTCCAGCTTTATATCATCTCCCTGGTGATTTGCGCCGGTGTTACCCAGCCACTGTTTAATATTTTGTTCCCAGACCTGCATAGACTCAATGATTTATATACCCTGCTTTTTGGCCTGATCATCCTTGTCTTATATGAGCGGTACGGCTATCAGGCGTTTTATCTGACTCTGCTTCTTGTCCTGACCAACGTGGTATCAATCTATATTTTCATAGTCTTTGCCATCTATTTTTTGCATCATCGGCCGGTGTACCTCCTGGGCGCGATGACAGCCTTTTACCTCCTGGTCTATTATCTGTCAGGAGCCGCTTATGTTCTGTTTGGTCCGGCTGCTGTGTTCCTCATGTACTCCAGGGCCACCATACCTTTGCCAAGGATGATCCAAAAATACTTTTATTATGTGGCTTACCCGGGACATTTTCTAATAATCATCCTGATCAATTCAATTAGATGCCCGGCAACCACTTAA
- a CDS encoding zonular occludens toxin domain-containing protein: protein MISCYEGLPGAGKTYDAMRKLLDNLAQGRRILTNISGPDQEEKQEIIKHFLNLEDSQLKERLVALPNHQITEFWDHTSPGDLVIIDEAQNFFNSRDWQTKTNRAFGKWASEHRHMGVDLILITQNVERIESSVRSLIEFTYRYKKLNMFGNLIKKKYVRFCYYGPTLDQIGQKTCSYDPKIFKCYKSYFKDGTKEIGIEKPANILKHPIFYAIPFVLGLFIYFLSQSSLLSGDLFGTQAISDSIEERRQHALNQGSPPDTPDQEPGYSGQADPLTDYLLVGVINSKKIFKSKIDGSILVTQ from the coding sequence ATGATTTCCTGTTACGAAGGACTTCCCGGTGCCGGTAAAACCTATGATGCCATGCGCAAACTCCTGGACAACCTTGCCCAGGGCAGACGCATTCTAACGAACATCTCCGGCCCGGATCAGGAAGAAAAACAGGAAATCATCAAACACTTTCTCAATCTTGAAGACAGCCAGCTTAAAGAACGCCTTGTTGCCCTCCCAAATCACCAGATTACCGAATTCTGGGACCACACCAGCCCGGGCGATCTGGTCATTATTGACGAAGCCCAAAATTTCTTTAATTCCCGGGACTGGCAAACCAAAACAAACCGGGCATTCGGCAAATGGGCCAGTGAACACCGTCATATGGGCGTTGACCTTATTCTGATCACCCAAAACGTTGAACGTATTGAAAGCTCTGTCAGGTCCTTGATTGAATTCACCTACCGTTACAAAAAGCTGAACATGTTCGGCAACCTGATCAAGAAAAAATATGTCCGTTTTTGCTATTATGGCCCGACGCTTGATCAAATCGGCCAAAAGACCTGTTCCTATGATCCCAAAATATTCAAGTGCTACAAAAGCTATTTCAAGGATGGCACCAAAGAGATTGGTATCGAAAAACCGGCCAATATCCTGAAGCATCCCATATTCTATGCGATCCCCTTTGTCCTGGGCCTGTTCATCTATTTTTTAAGTCAGTCAAGCCTGTTAAGCGGTGACCTTTTCGGCACCCAGGCGATTTCCGATTCCATTGAAGAAAGAAGACAACACGCTTTAAACCAAGGCTCTCCGCCTGACACCCCGGATCAGGAACCAGGCTATTCCGGCCAGGCAGACCCTTTAACCGACTACCTATTGGTGGGCGTGATTAACTCGAAAAAGATTTTTAAATCAAAAATTGACGGATCTATTTTGGTGACCCAATGA
- a CDS encoding tyrosine-type recombinase/integrase, with the protein MKTKDARKAKGLYRDIEREYLRGNFIKLEQQTNAKLSNLKEKYITSPDRADLSDKSLTADELAIRSLIDVVGDIHVDHVTADILTKFKKACKVRGFKPVSTNTHLRRIRAALNFAIDNGLRTDPLPKIKLLKTGTALPRIIETTDLEKILSVAMDTKSEMYRIIQFALFTGTRRQEIITAKYEHIHDGSIIIYGKGNKERLIPLVDQTIDIIGHQKTGKIFTYAHTSTVSNYYREITRAAGVQSRFHDLRHTAATRMLTVGIPLEVVQKILGHKEIRTTQIYSQVVQDRLKSELEKLKY; encoded by the coding sequence TTGAAAACTAAAGATGCCCGGAAGGCGAAAGGTCTTTATCGGGATATTGAGCGAGAATATCTTCGCGGTAATTTCATCAAACTTGAACAACAAACTAACGCAAAATTGTCTAATCTTAAAGAAAAATACATTACGAGTCCGGATCGTGCAGATTTATCTGATAAATCGCTAACAGCAGATGAATTGGCAATCAGATCTTTAATTGATGTCGTCGGGGATATCCATGTTGATCATGTTACGGCGGATATTCTCACAAAATTCAAAAAAGCATGCAAGGTTAGAGGATTTAAACCGGTATCGACAAATACACACTTACGCCGTATCAGGGCAGCGCTAAATTTTGCAATTGATAATGGACTCCGGACTGATCCTTTGCCTAAAATTAAGCTTTTGAAAACCGGAACTGCTTTACCCCGAATCATTGAAACTACAGATTTGGAAAAAATATTGTCCGTGGCTATGGACACGAAATCAGAGATGTACCGGATAATCCAATTTGCCCTTTTTACCGGTACTCGCCGACAAGAAATAATCACAGCTAAATACGAGCATATCCATGATGGAAGTATTATTATATATGGAAAGGGCAACAAAGAGAGATTGATCCCTCTGGTTGATCAAACCATTGATATCATCGGCCACCAAAAAACCGGTAAAATATTCACCTATGCCCACACATCCACGGTATCAAATTATTATCGAGAGATCACCAGGGCTGCCGGAGTGCAATCCAGATTCCATGATCTACGCCACACAGCTGCAACCAGAATGCTGACTGTTGGCATCCCCCTGGAGGTGGTCCAAAAAATTTTAGGGCATAAAGAAATCAGGACAACCCAAATTTATTCCCAAGTGGTTCAGGATCGGTTAAAAAGCGAACTGGAAAAACTAAAATATTGA
- a CDS encoding GTPase/DUF3482 domain-containing protein, with the protein MMKLPEFAVLGHPNEGKSSVVSTLTEDDRIQVSPVPGETRVSKSYSVTLDGKEIIRFVDTPGFQVPRQTLSWFKKNPGPDMVAQFIADHENDPFFADECELLTPVANGAGIIYVVDGSRPIREDDLAEMEILRLTGRPRMAIINSKSETRDNTAVWKEEFRKFFNVVRVFNSNQADFYERIRLLESLKAIDQDIEPLMENVIQAFNMEWEKRNRMACAYIVHALEQNLTFSLSRRLKADMDPVTLKEDLTREYQEKIRNIENKMFGHIRSLFRHHLYDYPLPACSILRHDLFSEQTWEMLGLTRAQAATAGAVLGGTLGVVLDTAAAGLTFGIFTAIGSALGAGSAFMGIRRLAGAASGLGGDRIQVGPNENIQFLYILLDRALLYYTHMSRRAHGRRDVPETESQASKGEKAGISTLLTTKQHRVCMEFFKACRKKSATSGTKPSHAFNQLVASLLEDILQRRINP; encoded by the coding sequence ATGATGAAATTACCTGAGTTTGCCGTTCTGGGACACCCCAACGAGGGAAAGTCCTCGGTGGTGTCCACCCTGACCGAAGACGACCGCATCCAGGTCAGTCCGGTGCCTGGTGAGACAAGGGTTTCCAAGTCATATTCCGTGACGCTGGATGGCAAAGAGATCATCCGGTTTGTGGATACCCCGGGGTTCCAGGTGCCCCGGCAGACCCTCTCCTGGTTCAAAAAGAATCCCGGACCGGACATGGTGGCGCAGTTCATTGCCGACCATGAAAACGACCCGTTTTTTGCCGATGAATGCGAACTGTTAACACCGGTGGCCAACGGAGCCGGTATTATCTATGTGGTGGACGGTTCCCGGCCCATCCGGGAGGATGATCTGGCTGAGATGGAGATCCTTCGGCTCACAGGGCGGCCCAGGATGGCGATCATCAATTCAAAATCCGAGACCCGGGATAATACGGCCGTATGGAAAGAGGAGTTCCGAAAATTTTTTAATGTGGTCCGGGTGTTTAATTCCAACCAGGCCGATTTTTATGAGCGCATCCGGCTTCTGGAGAGCCTTAAAGCCATTGATCAGGATATTGAACCGTTGATGGAAAATGTAATCCAGGCCTTTAATATGGAGTGGGAAAAGCGCAACCGCATGGCCTGTGCCTATATTGTCCACGCCCTGGAACAGAATTTGACTTTTTCTTTGTCCCGCAGGCTGAAAGCAGACATGGATCCCGTGACGCTCAAGGAAGATCTGACCCGGGAATACCAGGAAAAGATCCGGAACATTGAAAACAAAATGTTCGGCCACATCCGGTCATTGTTCCGCCACCATCTCTATGATTATCCATTGCCAGCCTGTTCCATTCTCAGGCATGATCTGTTCTCCGAGCAGACCTGGGAGATGCTGGGACTGACCCGGGCCCAGGCCGCCACGGCAGGTGCCGTGCTGGGCGGTACCCTTGGGGTGGTATTGGATACGGCCGCCGCCGGGCTGACCTTTGGCATTTTTACGGCCATTGGGTCTGCCCTGGGCGCAGGCTCTGCCTTTATGGGTATCCGGCGCCTGGCCGGTGCAGCCTCGGGACTGGGCGGAGACCGGATCCAGGTAGGTCCCAATGAAAACATTCAGTTTTTGTATATTCTTCTGGACCGGGCATTGCTCTACTACACCCATATGAGCCGACGCGCCCATGGCCGGCGCGATGTCCCTGAAACGGAATCCCAGGCCTCCAAGGGAGAAAAGGCGGGGATTTCCACACTCTTGACAACAAAACAGCACCGGGTCTGCATGGAATTTTTTAAAGCCTGCCGAAAGAAAAGCGCAACATCCGGTACAAAGCCCTCACACGCCTTTAATCAGCTGGTGGCATCTTTGCTGGAAGATATCCTTCAAAGGCGAATCAATCCCTGA
- a CDS encoding cupin domain-containing protein, producing MNIQFPEMITKLPEIEMPVESVKGYLIQGHTNQSVFFIVSSGTYLPEHCHAAQWGVVLEGEFEIIIGNEKKLYKKGDTYFVAENVMHAGNYITDAVTFDVFDDKNKFAIKESI from the coding sequence ATGAACATTCAATTCCCCGAAATGATAACTAAATTACCTGAAATTGAGATGCCTGTAGAATCGGTAAAAGGTTATCTTATTCAAGGTCATACCAACCAGTCTGTCTTTTTTATTGTTTCATCTGGTACATATTTGCCTGAGCATTGTCATGCGGCCCAGTGGGGTGTAGTACTTGAAGGAGAATTTGAAATTATAATTGGTAACGAAAAAAAACTTTATAAAAAGGGAGACACCTATTTCGTTGCCGAAAATGTTATGCATGCTGGAAATTATATTACCGATGCAGTCACGTTTGATGTTTTTGATGACAAAAATAAATTTGCTATAAAGGAATCTATATAG
- a CDS encoding phosphoadenosine phosphosulfate reductase family protein, with product MTELHENNVVSMSGGKDSTAMLELMIEHGESIHSVVYCDMGPWEFPAMHDHIKAVEKSTGIPIVRVKPRWDPVYQLIEKPVIKKGSKEIYRRGNNWPSFMRRWCTREKMNALHKYLKSIPGAVSCVGLAADETKRLKTSDAKSRKITCRYPLIESGITEAQALQYCYDKGYTWDGLYQIFDRVSCFCCPLQRLGELRKLRRLFPDLWSRMLDWDSQLDTSWGVGFRGYQTVHDLERKFYEEDRQMDLFPGFAEQFVYKKRVKEEQLELFV from the coding sequence ATGACCGAATTACACGAAAATAACGTTGTTTCAATGTCCGGTGGCAAGGATTCAACCGCCATGCTGGAACTGATGATTGAGCATGGTGAATCCATCCATAGCGTTGTTTATTGTGATATGGGGCCTTGGGAATTCCCAGCCATGCACGACCATATTAAAGCCGTTGAAAAATCGACCGGTATCCCCATTGTCCGGGTCAAACCCCGTTGGGACCCTGTCTATCAACTCATCGAAAAGCCCGTAATTAAAAAAGGCTCAAAAGAGATCTATCGCCGTGGCAATAATTGGCCGTCTTTCATGCGCCGGTGGTGCACCCGGGAAAAAATGAACGCCCTGCACAAATATCTAAAAAGCATCCCTGGGGCAGTCTCTTGCGTGGGCCTGGCTGCAGACGAAACAAAAAGGCTTAAAACCTCAGACGCAAAATCAAGAAAAATAACCTGCCGGTATCCGCTCATTGAATCCGGCATCACAGAAGCACAAGCCCTGCAATATTGCTATGACAAAGGCTATACCTGGGACGGCCTTTATCAGATCTTTGACCGGGTTTCCTGCTTTTGCTGCCCACTCCAACGCCTGGGCGAGTTACGTAAACTCCGGCGTCTTTTCCCGGATCTCTGGAGCCGGATGCTTGATTGGGATTCCCAGCTGGATACCTCCTGGGGTGTAGGCTTTCGCGGATATCAAACGGTTCATGATCTGGAAAGAAAATTTTATGAGGAAGACAGACAGATGGATCTTTTTCCCGGATTTGCAGAACAGTTTGTTTATAAAAAACGCGTCAAAGAAGAACAACTGGAGTTGTTTGTATGA
- a CDS encoding DUF2523 family protein, with amino-acid sequence MINKIIDFCSNFWGMLTDFFNWILDGILYLLSEIFYLFLDVFFSIIEAIITAIDFAQVTALSSFGNWNVLPDQILYILYKLNIAQCLSMLAAACLIRLTLNLIPAAFTRV; translated from the coding sequence ATGATTAATAAAATAATAGATTTTTGTTCCAATTTCTGGGGAATGCTCACCGATTTTTTCAATTGGATTCTTGACGGCATCTTATACCTTCTGTCAGAGATTTTTTATCTGTTCCTGGATGTATTCTTCAGCATTATTGAAGCAATTATTACAGCAATTGACTTTGCACAGGTGACCGCCCTTTCTTCATTCGGGAACTGGAACGTTTTACCGGATCAAATTTTATATATCCTTTACAAGCTGAACATTGCCCAATGCCTGAGCATGCTGGCCGCAGCCTGCCTGATCCGTTTGACCCTTAACCTTATTCCGGCAGCATTTACAAGGGTATAA
- a CDS encoding DUF2868 domain-containing protein, translating into MILPLKDIIDLDFLLGLDEGRETVDNNAISARDREIFRRIKDGDRLDDAGLIAGWLEHRRGLFVQETGKGGSGAKLPGGLFDSFYLWITKWVFACGLAAGGLCAYSFLAYHGSRPVNVTLFVAVFILFPALLCLAAAVVGLHQFRAGPAGSGWTGTLHRLSMRLFIDKFMGRLQKWAGPVQTHFPQFSKDAGDLLHLDTRSFRSILFWPVFITLSLGALGFSAGALGGTFFRIMVTDLAFGWQSTLLTSGESVHRLVTWMASPWAWALPDIFVPSLEQVEGSRIILKEGIAGLASEHLAAWWPFLCMGMLVYGLFPRMVLVGLGRTARTIALARFDLSRPGYQRLLMRMRSPRMGMDIKETGGSRAKFRAPLPRPEPEPVQEKVEKPVVMPKPDTIVKPPPVPEPQPKPKPKPAPEPVSEPQPKPEPKPEPEPRPPVVSDTPVVKEKTPGALVLGSARGLGENDVEQIRTGLAQQFGLHVAAIVGIHFDYDEDRDQIAANLQNLGQGPLIILQEVWQPPIRGLLYYFVQLRETFSDRPIWIVMIQTMEQAEKDVAPSDVNFQVWKSAVNQLNDPQIVIERWVAP; encoded by the coding sequence ATGATTTTACCGCTTAAAGATATTATTGATCTCGACTTCCTCCTGGGGCTGGACGAGGGCCGGGAAACAGTCGATAACAACGCCATATCAGCCCGGGACAGGGAGATTTTCCGCCGGATTAAAGATGGCGACCGCCTGGATGATGCTGGACTGATTGCCGGATGGCTGGAACACCGGCGCGGGTTGTTTGTTCAAGAAACCGGCAAGGGCGGTTCCGGGGCAAAGCTTCCCGGTGGGTTGTTTGATTCTTTTTACCTCTGGATCACCAAGTGGGTGTTTGCCTGCGGACTGGCCGCCGGAGGGTTGTGCGCCTATTCATTTCTGGCTTACCATGGCAGCCGGCCTGTGAACGTGACCCTGTTCGTGGCTGTGTTTATCCTATTCCCGGCCCTGCTTTGCCTGGCGGCGGCAGTGGTTGGGCTCCATCAATTCCGCGCCGGTCCTGCCGGGTCGGGATGGACCGGTACGCTGCACCGACTCTCCATGCGCCTGTTCATTGATAAATTCATGGGACGGCTGCAAAAGTGGGCCGGACCGGTTCAAACGCATTTTCCTCAGTTTTCAAAAGATGCCGGTGACCTGCTGCATCTGGATACCCGTTCCTTTCGAAGTATCTTATTCTGGCCGGTGTTTATTACGCTCTCTTTGGGCGCACTGGGATTTTCAGCCGGCGCGCTTGGCGGCACGTTTTTCAGGATTATGGTTACGGATCTGGCCTTTGGGTGGCAATCCACGCTGCTGACGTCCGGAGAGAGCGTGCATCGCCTGGTCACCTGGATGGCATCGCCCTGGGCCTGGGCCTTGCCTGATATTTTTGTACCGTCCCTTGAACAGGTTGAAGGCAGCCGGATTATTCTCAAGGAAGGCATTGCCGGACTGGCCAGCGAACATCTGGCGGCCTGGTGGCCGTTTTTATGTATGGGAATGCTGGTATACGGCCTTTTTCCCCGCATGGTGTTGGTGGGGTTGGGACGCACGGCCAGGACCATTGCCCTTGCCCGGTTTGACTTGTCCCGACCCGGGTACCAACGTCTACTCATGCGAATGCGCTCCCCCCGCATGGGTATGGACATTAAAGAGACCGGGGGCTCCCGGGCAAAATTCAGAGCACCGTTACCCAGGCCGGAGCCCGAACCGGTGCAGGAAAAAGTTGAAAAGCCGGTGGTGATGCCCAAGCCCGATACGATTGTAAAGCCACCACCGGTGCCGGAGCCTCAACCAAAGCCGAAACCGAAACCAGCCCCGGAACCCGTGTCTGAACCACAGCCGAAACCGGAACCTAAACCTGAGCCGGAACCCCGTCCCCCGGTTGTATCTGATACCCCCGTGGTAAAAGAAAAAACCCCGGGCGCACTTGTGCTTGGATCGGCCAGGGGCCTTGGGGAAAATGATGTGGAACAGATCCGGACCGGCCTGGCGCAGCAGTTTGGCCTCCATGTCGCCGCAATCGTCGGCATTCATTTTGATTATGATGAAGACCGGGACCAGATCGCAGCCAACCTTCAGAATTTAGGCCAGGGGCCTTTGATTATACTCCAGGAAGTCTGGCAGCCGCCCATCCGGGGTCTGCTCTATTATTTTGTTCAACTCCGTGAAACGTTTTCTGATCGCCCTATATGGATTGTCATGATCCAGACAATGGAGCAGGCAGAAAAAGATGTGGCACCTTCGGATGTGAATTTCCAGGTATGGAAGAGTGCCGTCAATCAGCTCAACGATCCCCAGATCGTCATTGAAAGGTGGGTGGCCCCATGA